In Alkalidesulfovibrio alkalitolerans DSM 16529, one genomic interval encodes:
- a CDS encoding ABC transporter ATP-binding protein yields the protein MNAIEVHNLCQTYGARTIYRDLNFAVPQGSVCGLLGKNGQGKTTLVNILMGFLKPTGGRCLVLGEDSHDLPPVIRNRIGLLHEGHLAYEFMTIAQTERFFRGCYPDWNPDVFYDLVNRMGLPATHKVGNMSCGQRSQVVLGVIMAQNPDLLILDDYSMGLDAGYRRLFLDVLHEFASLGDKTIFVTSHIVQDLEQLVDTIIFIDKGEITSFALDDFMDSFCKYAFRCDHIPSLAQDDVIRGHERRGETVCVYSYSDGPTVQARLAELGVRAYDLRRVPMTLEDGFIGLMGKY from the coding sequence ATGAACGCCATCGAGGTCCACAACCTCTGCCAGACTTACGGAGCCCGGACGATCTACCGCGACCTCAACTTCGCGGTTCCCCAGGGAAGCGTGTGCGGCCTGCTGGGCAAGAACGGACAGGGCAAGACCACCCTGGTCAACATCCTGATGGGCTTCCTGAAACCCACTGGCGGGCGCTGCCTCGTGCTCGGCGAGGATTCGCACGACCTGCCCCCGGTGATCAGGAACCGCATCGGCCTGCTGCACGAGGGGCACCTCGCCTACGAATTCATGACCATCGCGCAGACCGAACGCTTTTTCCGGGGCTGCTATCCCGACTGGAACCCAGACGTGTTCTACGATCTCGTCAACAGGATGGGGCTGCCCGCCACGCACAAGGTCGGCAACATGTCCTGCGGGCAGCGTTCCCAGGTGGTGCTTGGCGTGATCATGGCCCAAAATCCCGACCTGCTGATTCTCGACGACTATTCCATGGGTCTCGACGCCGGGTATCGGCGGCTGTTTCTCGACGTGCTGCACGAATTCGCCTCGCTCGGCGACAAGACGATCTTCGTCACCAGCCACATCGTCCAGGATTTGGAGCAACTGGTCGATACCATCATTTTCATCGACAAGGGCGAAATCACCAGCTTTGCGCTCGATGATTTCATGGATTCCTTTTGCAAATACGCCTTTCGTTGCGACCACATCCCGAGTCTTGCGCAGGACGACGTCATCCGCGGCCACGAACGACGCGGCGAAACGGTCTGCGTCTATTCCTACTCCGACGGCCCAACGGTCCAGGCGCGCCTTGCCGAACTAGGCGTCCGGGCATACGACCTGCGGCGCGTTCCGATGACCCTCGAAGACGGCTTCATCGGGCTGATGGGAAAGTACTGA